GCCGCGCGTTATTCAGCGGAGGGCAATGAGTATTTCGCTGCCAAATGGTCAAATCTGATTGGCTGCAACATGGCGTTCCGTAAATCCCTGCTCGTGGAGCTCGGTGGCTTTGATGTGGCCTTCTGGCCCGGAGAGGAAATGCTGGCCTCGTTCAGGGCGACAGAGGCTGGCTCCGGGTTGGTTTTTGTTCCCCGTGCCGCTTTGAAGCATTTCCCGCGTGCCAGTTTTGGCGGCTTTCTTCGTCAGATGTTCGGGTATGGTGCGACGCGCATCCGGCTGATGCGTGCGGGGGTTGAATGCGAGTGGACCACGCTCATCCCTGCCGCATGGGTCGCTTCACTCATATTGCTAGGGCTGGCGATGCCATTCACGCATTGGGCGTTGTGGCTGTTGTTGGCGAACCTGGGTCTCTATTTGTTAGCTGCGGCCGGGATCACGCTGGCTAAATTGCGCGAAACGGGCAGTGCCCGCGATGCCCTGATGATTTTCCTGATCCCCTGCATGCACCTGGCTTATGGCTGGGCGGAATGGGTGGAAATCTTGCGTCCAAATGTGGATTTAGGTCTGGGAAAGAAACAGAGGCCTTGCGCGAAGTGATTTTTTTTATCAGCTTGGTTTCCATCCAAATGCGGTCAAATGGCACGGGAATGCTGAAGTGGTATTGTAGCCCCACTCTCTGAGTTGCTTTTCCACCCTCTTGCTGGTGTTTTCACCATCCAGAATGTGGTAGGAGGCGATGCAGATGTACGCCTGACTGTTTTTGAGCGTTTGTTCACACCCCTTAAGGGCCTCAAGTTCAGCGCCTTCAATGTCCATTTTGAGAACATTGATTTTGGAGATACCAAGTTTCTCCAGTTCTGAATCCAGTCGGGTCACCTTAACCGTGAGATCCTGTCCGGCCACGGCGCCACTGATACAGGCCGCTCCTGAAGTGAAGCCTTCCGTACCTGCTCGGAAGGTAAGTTCTCCTTCAGAGTTCCACAGCCCTTTTTCAATAATGGTGACGTTGTCTATCTCGCCGCGCAGATTGGCGCGTAGTCGCGCCAGGTTCCGAGGGTCAGGTTCAAACGCCAGTACCCTGCCGGTTGGGCCCACTTTTCGGGATGCGTAGACGGTGTAATCGCCTGTAAAGGCCCCCGCATCAACAATGACATCGCTGGGTTGAATCTTCCGGAGATACTCATACCCTACCAAGGGGCAGGTTTGTCTCAGGAACTGCGGGACGAGAAGCGATTCAGCCACCCAGAAACGAAAGGCGTTCTTTGCGCGATTCTCGGGGATTTTGTCGAATAATGTCTGCATTAAACTCATGGTTCAGGGGGTCCTTTCAACGAGGGCTTCATCATACTTGATTCCTGCCAGTGCTAGCAAGGGAATGGCCATGGCGGTTGCCGCCTTATCTATGTCGAAGTGTTGGGCGCAAAGTTCCCCCGCCTTGATCCCGAACTCCTTGCGTTTCTGCTCATCGCCGGCAAGTTCAAGAAGTTTTGCTTTAAATTCACTCATATCCTGGGGGTCAAATAACAGACCATTCTGGCCGTCGGTAATGATTTCTTCAATGCCCTTCAGTCTGGCCGACAATATGGGGAGACCAATCGCCATCTCGTGTACCAAGGTATCGGTCAGGTGGAAGTCGTCGGATGACTGCCCGATCCGCATGACCAGTCCGATGTCCCCGGCATTCAGTGCCCGATTGACCTCTTTTTCGCCGGGCAACCACCCGGTGAAGATAATGCGGTCGGATAATCCAAGGTCCCTGCTTAGCGCCTTGAGCGGCTCCAACTCGGGGCCTGAACCAATCAGGAGGAAACGCCAGTCAGGGAGTTGGTCCTGGATTTCGGCCAGAGCCCGGATGATCCGGTCATTTCCCTTGTTGGGATGCAGCACTCCATGGTGGACCAGAACCAGCGTATGGGCAGGGATGTTGAAGGCTTTGCGGGATTCATCCCGGTTGGAAGGGAAGTAAATGTGGGTGTCACATGGATTGTAGACGGGGCATATCCGGTCGAAGGGAACACCCAGTCCAACCAGAAATGTCCGGGTGTAACGGACCTTTGTGAAGATCAGGGGGAGTCGACGCCATGCGTAGTAATCAAGTTCTTCGATCAGGCGCGTGACAGGCCGCATCAAGGGATACCGCTTGAAATAAATGTTGATGAAAAAATCCGCAACGGTGATGGCGATGGTGCGCCCGAAAAACAGTCTGGCGATCAGGGGGGTTAGCGGAAGGGTCTCATCCATGAAAACCACATCCACCTTCATCAGCCGGCAACGGAGTGAAATAAAAGGGAGGGCCAGATACCAGATCAGGGTTCCGATCATTTTACCGCGCATGGAAGAGCGGTTCAGCGTGTAGGGCAGATAGTGAAGGATCGCCTTGGATTGAAGGGTGTTGTGAACCCTGGTGCGTGTCTTAAGACCAAAATAATGTACCTCACAAAATGGGGACAGCTTGTCTATGAGTCGGGGAATGCAATGGCCGCCGGCAATGATATGGTCTGCCGGCCCGTAACGATGCCAAAAGGCGATCTTTTTCCTAGATAAGAGTTTTTCTGAAGCAGTCATTTATTTGTCTTTTTGGCCCATCGTAATCTCTGCTCCCTAGCAAGGTCAAGGAAGTGCCGCAGGAGTTATGGTTGAACTTGACCCTCGGTAATTCCCTGCAGGTGGATGCCGACGTCCCGGCGGCATTAGTTTCTATGAGATTCACCCCGGGTGCCGATACCGCCGGGACATCGTCACCCACCTGTGCGACACTCTCGACGCTCACCCGGTCCCAGTATTAAATTTTAACAACGATTTACAGAATACACAGGATGAAAAAAACAGGTTTTCGCCATATCAGGGATTCCCTGATAGGCACGCGTGAAGGGACGTGCTATTAATGCTACTTCTGGAAACAATATAAATACGGAATTCCTCCGGTAATCTTTAAAACGAAAAGAGTGGGTGCTATGATTGAAAAAATAAAAAATGTCAGCCGTCCATCTCACCTTTTTTGCAAGGGTGCTGGGTTGATCATCATGGTTCTTTCTTTCTGGAGCAGCTGTGCTTTTGCTGGGAGTCCCGGAAATTATATCTCAGGGGATGTCCTTAGCTGGCGCATCGGGAGCAATCTTCCTGTGGCGCGGGGGATGTTGGGGGCCGCAGCGGTAGATAGCCGAATCTACGCAATAGGTGGCTATAATTATGGATGGAATGCCTCGGTCAATGTATACGATACTGCCATGCCGACTCAGGGCTGGACTAGCGTGACGTCGTTACCAGGGGCGCGAGGCTGTCTCACGGTCGCAGCGGTTGGAGGGAAGATCTATTCGATTGGCGGACAGAGCGATGCCGGCTTCCATTCGGAGGTGTATGTCTATAACCCCCTGCAACCGGGCTTGGGGTGGTTGAGCGTGAGCAACCTGCCTGTACCATTGTTCCGCATGGCGTCTGCGGTGGTGAATGATAAGATTTATGTGTTGGGCGGGGGTTCGACTAATGGTACCCAGTCGGCCGTCTATGAGTACGACCCTCAGCAGCCCACTCAAGGCTGGCGTTACCTGAATAATTTGCCGGGACTCCGCGATAATTTGGCGGCCACATCTGTGGACGGGAAGCTTTATGCGATTGGGGGATCCAGCCCAACGGGCTTCCACTCGAATGTCTATGTGTGTGATCCATTGCACCCTGAGCTGGGGTGGGCGAGCATTAGCAATATGCCTGCCGCACGATACGTATTGGGGGCTGCGAGCATTAATGGGAAGGTGTTTGCGGTTGGTGGGTATAATTCGAGCCAGACAGGGATTGATTCAGTCTATATGTATGATCCCGGCCAGCCAGGGCAAGGCTGGTTAACCGTCAGTAATCTCCCTGCGGTAAAAGGCGAAGCCCCATGTGTCGTGGTGGGTGAGAAAATGTATTTCGTTTCGGGTGGCAGCGCCCCGTTGACATGTCAGTCGTCGGTATTTGAAGGATCGTTCACTTCGGGCGTCAGTCCTTCCTC
This sequence is a window from bacterium. Protein-coding genes within it:
- a CDS encoding FkbM family methyltransferase, translated to MSLMQTLFDKIPENRAKNAFRFWVAESLLVPQFLRQTCPLVGYEYLRKIQPSDVIVDAGAFTGDYTVYASRKVGPTGRVLAFEPDPRNLARLRANLRGEIDNVTIIEKGLWNSEGELTFRAGTEGFTSGAACISGAVAGQDLTVKVTRLDSELEKLGISKINVLKMDIEGAELEALKGCEQTLKNSQAYICIASYHILDGENTSKRVEKQLREWGYNTTSAFPCHLTAFGWKPS
- a CDS encoding glycosyltransferase is translated as MTTGHQTQPNLSVVIPTLGRATLVGTLESLVNTEGGSAVEIMVAGKIPDPGVAAAVARLQAIYPQIQHMPISFLRGDSSEKKNAGWRVARAEVVAFIDDDVIVSPDWPQRILEPFENPKVGLVSGPSLVPDELPLMARLAGVTLASKASGYVAARYSAEGNEYFAAKWSNLIGCNMAFRKSLLVELGGFDVAFWPGEEMLASFRATEAGSGLVFVPRAALKHFPRASFGGFLRQMFGYGATRIRLMRAGVECEWTTLIPAAWVASLILLGLAMPFTHWALWLLLANLGLYLLAAAGITLAKLRETGSARDALMIFLIPCMHLAYGWAEWVEILRPNVDLGLGKKQRPCAK
- a CDS encoding glycosyltransferase, whose amino-acid sequence is MTASEKLLSRKKIAFWHRYGPADHIIAGGHCIPRLIDKLSPFCEVHYFGLKTRTRVHNTLQSKAILHYLPYTLNRSSMRGKMIGTLIWYLALPFISLRCRLMKVDVVFMDETLPLTPLIARLFFGRTIAITVADFFINIYFKRYPLMRPVTRLIEELDYYAWRRLPLIFTKVRYTRTFLVGLGVPFDRICPVYNPCDTHIYFPSNRDESRKAFNIPAHTLVLVHHGVLHPNKGNDRIIRALAEIQDQLPDWRFLLIGSGPELEPLKALSRDLGLSDRIIFTGWLPGEKEVNRALNAGDIGLVMRIGQSSDDFHLTDTLVHEMAIGLPILSARLKGIEEIITDGQNGLLFDPQDMSEFKAKLLELAGDEQKRKEFGIKAGELCAQHFDIDKAATAMAIPLLALAGIKYDEALVERTP